In Chanodichthys erythropterus isolate Z2021 chromosome 20, ASM2448905v1, whole genome shotgun sequence, the genomic stretch aatactttacagctttatcagtccattcaaatgtttaaaatacatacacATTATAAAAGACCGGCAGTAGCTGATTACTACAGTAAATGAATGCGTATTAATACAAAGACCAGGGTGAAAAAGACAAATGcgcctccttgattgtctcatTAAGATGCGTTccaaaaaaagagtttttttgacccctacacccttcatcccttcgaagcagtcactccggagggtaaaccctttgaagggattattagggcatagggatgagcccttccgaatggaacgcagggtaaGTCTAGAACTAGTCtagaataaccatcatgtttacacagcacacacaacgCCTCAGCACTTACTCCCAGTTTTCATTGTCAGTCAATGAATAGGAAAACCAAGTAACTGGcattacttattttaaaaagtaacatattttgttgtaaatttaaaagtaattactttactagttacatgaaaaagtaatctgattacgtaactcgtgttacttgtaatgtattACCCCAACACTGAACATaacaatacatatattttaagcCATTACTTTTTGTAGGATCAGTTAAGAAAGAGGAAGTCTTTGTTTCCTTACCTGGAATGGGCACCATCAACACTTTCAGctgataacaaaaaaaaaaaaaaagtgaagaaTATCAATGGTCTTTGCTTTACAACAATTTAGATAGGATACAATAGATAGGATAGATAAAATAGATGGGAAACATTATTCTACCTTTCTGAATGGCAACCTTTAGCAGGTCATGTTTGGCCTCCAGTTTTGATATTAAAGTGCTGTTGCATAGATGGTCCCTCACTTTCTGCAATATAAAGTTGTAGTAATAGTaagacaaaaacagtaatagaGACAAATAGAgtataattacattaaataatacatatttaaataccTAAAACATCAtggaaatatattatttaattatatttaatatttactataataataataataataataatttattttattaaataataaatatgtaaatatattccCTTTATATAAATAGATAATGTAATTatattgaatattttaaatatttaacttaACTGtttaataatggttttctacttttatttaaaattacgtgacagcaaagctgaatttaaagCTTCAGGcttcagtgtcaaatgatccttcagaaatcattctaatatgctgatttggtgttcaagCATTCTTATTAATTctttaaacatttcttattattaacaaagtagaaaacagttgtgctgcttaatatttttgtagaaaccgtgatacatttttcaggattctttgatgaacaaagttctaaataactaaatattttttaaaaaagaaatcatAATTTGTTTTGATTACCGCAAAGTACAAACTCTCAGTGTCCGGAAGGCTGGCTCTGCGCTTCAGCTGATAGGTCTTACTGGCTGATATATCACTGCTCCCCTCTGGTGATGACGGGCTGCTGGGAAAGTCTGGGGTGGATGCAAAGGTGTCCTCAACAATCCCATCCAGCATGGAAGACTGAGCTGACTGCAGTAATTTGCTGGACTGCAATCATTTTTATGGTCAGATGAACCAGACTTATAAAGAATATTTATTCATCCAAATATCACTACATCTATCATCTATCATTTGACAGTAGTGCTACATAATAATGATTTGTGTGATTTTGAGGGGTTTGTATACCTCCTCGACCTCCATGGTGACTGAAGACAGCCGAGACTGCAGCTGCTGGAAGCGAGTCACCAGCTCGCTCATCATCTCACACTTTGCAGACACCTCAACCGCCTGCAAGAGGACACATACATAAGCAAGTGCACATTTTTATACTTACACAGACACATTTTATCACGCATTACCTGGTCGCCTTCATAGGCTTGGTACTGAAAGCGCAGGGGCAGGCAAAAGGCTGAGATGTTGGCCTGCATGAGAGTGTCTCTGTCCTGGCTCTGGCTCAGCTCTGAGACAGTTGTGTCCAGCTGCTGCAACACAGAGCTCAAGTTCTGCTGGCCCCATTGCCGACTGGTCAGGTAAAAACGGAACACCTTGGATATGGACTGGTGGTAACCCAGATCACAGCACTGAGAGGGCATGCAATGAGAGGTTGAGTTATACCTGCTCAGTACACAAACCTGATCATACAGAGCTAATATAAAGAAACTCACATCTATGAGAGTGGAGAGATCCTGAAGGTAGTATTTGTTCATGCATGCATTTGCTGCAGCCAAGTTGAGCAGGTAGTCATTGCGTGCTTTTGTGCATTTAAGCTGAATCTCTTGAACTTTACTTTGCCTCTATGCACACATAAAGGTGAAATGTAACCTCAAATGTTAGTGGAACAATCATTTATCCACACACATTCAGTAAGTTGCACTTCTAAACCACAACAACCAAACACCCTGCTGTACAATCTGCCACCATCACATGCAGCGAACTCTTGCCCACATCACTGCACAGAGGAGGATTCTGCCCATGAGCATGCAGACAAAacactgatatattttattgCTCCTTCGAGTTTGTACTACAttcaatacaagttaagctCAAGTTAACCGCATGTGGCATGATGCTGACTAAcacaaaaaataattcaaatcatGCCTAATTTTCTTTAAGGTCAcactgaaatcaaaatggacaactctagttttttttatatatataaaatattgcaatattactataaatgatttatcagtgaacatcataacttttttttaatccatgCGCTCTCATAATCTTTAACCAAAATAACTTACCCTCCCTCTTGTAACAACATCTCTTTTcagatgatgtgtttactggtgcGAGGGCGGGataacctgtcactcacatgacatcacaccattagcaaaccacaacaatccaatcagtttccaatggacaaaatcatgTCCCGTCATAcaatttttcttgttcgagaaacCATTTCACTCAGTATCTCAATATGGATGAAAATACTATCACAACttgtgttttatattaaaaaaacacttatttaaaatggAAGTATACTTGTATGAGAGACATGAAAGTTGAAATGTGcagattttataaaaacattaacattaatttacgGAAGAgaattagggccaagcaataataaaaaaataaaaccatctcgagattaaagttgttaaatttcgagaaaaaactcgttaaattacgagaaaaaagtcgagataaaatgttgagaataaactcgttaaattacgagaaaaaactcgttaaatttcgagaaaaaagtcgagataaaatgttgagaataaactcgttaaattacgagaaaaaacatgttaaatttggagaaaaaagttgagataaaatgttgagaataaactcgttaaattacaagaaaaaacgtgttaaatttggagaaaaaagtcgagataaaatgttgagaataaactcattaaattacgagaaaaaactctaaatttcgagaaaaaactcgttaaatttcgagaaaaaagtcgagataaaatgttgagaataaactcgttaaattacgagaaaaaacttattacatttcgagaaaaaagtcgagataaaatgttgagaataaactccttaaatttggagaaaaaagtcgagataaaatgttgagaataaactcgttaaattacgagaaaaaactcattaaatttggagaaaaaagttgagataaaatgttgagaataaactcgttaaatttggagaaaaaagtcgagataaaatgttgagaataaactcgttcaattacaagaaaaaacttgttaaatttggagaaaaaagtcgagataaaatgttgagaataaactcattaaattatgagaataaagtaattaaattacgagaaaaaagtcataatttaacaaatttgttctcataatttaacaacttttttctcataatttaatgagtttattctcaacattttatctcgacttttttctccaaatttaacgacatttttctcataatttaacgaatttgttgtcgttatttaatgagttttttctcataatttaatgactttattctcaacattttatcttgacttttttctcgaaatttaacgagttttttctcgtaatttaatgagtttattctcaacattttatttcaacttttttctcaaaatttaacaactttaatctcgagatggttttatttttttatcattgcttggccctaatcctcttccgtattaaTTCTTCTGTTAAAACTTGTGCATTATTTGAGCTGAAAAGTTATTCTCCTCATGTATACGATTGGTTTAGGTTATTGGTTggtcctataacactagatatacctgtacatcagaataagaatggcatctacgctaatatctgtctctctgcttatcctgaggtttgccgggtgctggatccaggccgtatccagatcagatggagaacctgcgtctggacctgactacaacgtagcccaggagacaatggacctaaagatccaattctggctgcaactataattcagatttttaatccctgtatccgcttacatatatttatatataatctatttttaatctctataataaaaatgtacaattcagattttgatctccatatacatttacatatatatatcttccaaggggttttttccctcctaggacttttttcccagtgctagcacgctggatttttctcctaggggtttttttccacccctggaagtcagccgacattggcttaatgtagcaccatcttgtatatgttacatattaccacgcttgtttgtacagttttaaccacttccctttttttctgtgcttctaatatgtaaagctgctttgaaacaattaccaattgtaaaagcgctatataaataaatttgacttgacttgactttaggCATTATGTTATAATGTCAAAAAGGTTGCTGAACATATATTTACACAGAAAAGGTTAGTAATAcggcagtggttctcaaactttttggTCATGTGCGATGCTCCGTATGTAAGTGATTTTGTCTCAATAAAATGTTGTTAACTGGCATTTAGTTTACATGTTGGTGCTATACAAATTGGCCCCATTCACTCCATGATAAGTGCTTCACTGTAACCCAGAATTATTCATTTTCtggtaatcaacattatgccacaagTGCAGTCAATTGAGCTATTGAACcttaaatatatctttaattAAAACCACTTCATTCACAACCATTTCATATTTTGGtattaaaaaggaaaatatacTTTCTCTATTTGTCGTTCAATCTTTTTAGAAGCACATTGTTTTTGCTTTTCCTCCAGTCTGACTGCCTCCTTTAGTTTGCCTTCTGCAGACAGGAACTCAGTATAGTACTGGTAATATGTCTTCAAGGCCTGATTTTCACAAACATGGGAATGAGATTTGCAATACATTAACTGTAAATGGATGTGTACAATCTTGGCTTGATGTGAGGAATGAGTGGTTAAACTCACTGTATGGAGTTCTGCGGTGACCTTCAGAAGTCCATCCTGTAACTGGGTGAAAATGTCTCTGCTCTGAAAAATAGAAATAATGACAAAAGAGAAAGGTAAGTGATTGTTTTAGTAACAGTGTATTACATTAGGTGAGAGGACTGTGGCTTTGCCAATGGTGTTATGTTTCTGTGAACTGTCTGCAAAGTGTCTGTGCAAAGGAAGCCACATGTACTGTATTTACGGGGCATGCATGCTTCTTCAAGTCTAGTAATGTGGGGGTGTCTGCAAAAGTGGAAGGatgtgaaaatgtgtgtgtgtgatggtggGTGTGTACCCTTTTGGCTAGGCGCTGGGCATGCTCAGCACAGTGTGAAAGCTGTTGAGGCAGAGTGTTGCTGTAGCTGTCACTCAAGAAACTGTGATCTCTGCTCTCCTGACGTGTTTGAGTCAACAACACCTGCCAGCAGCTAACCACTGACTGATGGCTGGGCTCCTTCCTGAGGGCGATAGGAACAAAGAGCTATCAAGGTTCCTGATACACAGCAATGTATGAATGTATATCAGTTTCAAATCATTTACCATTTAAAAATTTGAGGTCagtaagtttgttttttttaaataaaataaatttttttaatcagCAAGGATCTAtctttctttcaaataaatttgcCCTTACAAGGGTGGCATAAGTGTATGTGTACTGTACACACACAATTCATTCATAGGTTGATAAGAATTGTATGTATTAATGGTGATCTGTTCTTTGTGTATCCTTACTTCCTGGTTCTAGAGGAGAACCTGTCACACAGCTTGTCCAGCGAGCGGGCGTACTCTCCCTCGATCTCGCCTCGTCTGCGCAAGTAATCTATCAGATCTTGAAACACCTGGGTCTTCTGCTCAACTTGACCGTCAAATATCCTCAACTGCTCCGCCAGCTGCAAACGCACCTCtagagaagagaaagagagagagattataTTTCTATAGTTCCTCTTTGTTGATCTGTTTTATTCTACATGTCATATAACAATGAAATAGAACATGCTGGCTTCACAAAGATAGGAGTCAATAAGGGTTGGTTATCTTTGTAAAAATCTGTCTTGTGATGGTGGAAGTGCTTGCAAAATAGCAGCAGAAACTTATCAGCAGATTTCATCTCATTGGAAAGCAATTAGTTGGATTCCACTTTCTATTCCTAAGAGTGCTTATTGGGTTTTCAGTGTTTGAACATCCATTACCTTTCATCTGTGTGTCATAGTCTGCCGTCACCACTTTGTCCCTCCTCAGTTTGACATGGGATGACATTGTAGTTCCAACTAGTTGATATTCTGCTTTGAACATATCAAATAGAATTAAGTTTTACTTGAAAATActtgaaaaatattttcattggcaATGCATGCTTTTAGTTCAGTCGTGACAACTCCCGGGACAGtttgtaaaacattttattaatgtaaatgGCATGTATATAGGTTTGGTCTTGGCTGTCTAGATCTGCTACCCTGCTGCTGGAGCTATggttgctgctgcagagcaagtatgaCTTTTTTTGCTAAATGCTCGGAACGTAAAATTAATGGaaacatgctgctgctgctgctagaGATAGGAAGACCCCTGTAACAGATCTAGGTAGGTGGTGCTGGGGAGGCGGAGGGCTAGAATAAGCATTTGAATAGCACAGAGATTAATTTGGATGTCTCGTGGTTATACAAATGGTAATGGATACATGAAATTGATTGGCTAAGAATGTTACATTGAACGAACCAATCAGAATGCGAATAGAGTTTATTTTGTACAATATTACATCTGTACAACCCAAAGAAATGAAGAATATGTACACTCACATTTAATGTGGACATAAAAGCATTACTAATATTCTACTTTAATCCATTTAAAATCCAAGATCAATCACAAGATCAAATCCATTCATACTCAAATTTATTTGGCTTTAAGACCATTTGGACTATGAAATTCACtcaactttaaagggttagttcaccaaaaaatgaaaattctgtcatttattactcaccatcatgtcgttccacacccgtaaaacctttaatcttcagaacacaaattaagatattttagttgaaatccgatggctcagtgaggcctccaaagggagcaatgacatttcctctctcaagatccataaaggtactaaaaacatatttaaatcagttcatgtgagtacagtggttcaatattaatattaaaaagcaacgagaatatttttggtgcgcaaaaaaaaaaaaaaaaaacgacttatatagtgatggccgatgtcaaaacaatgcttcaggaagcttcggagcacaatgaatcagtgtgtcgaatcatgattcagatcgcgtgtcaaactgccaacggctgaaatcacgtgattttggtGCTCCGAATCGCAGATTCATAACGTACCGAAgcttttgaaatcggccatcactatataagtctttctttttttatttttttttggcgcaccaaaaatattctcgttgatttataatattaatattgaaccactgtactcacattaacatttaaatatgtttttagcaccTTTACGGATCtttagagaggaaatgtcattgctccctattgcaggcctcacggagccatcggatttaaacaaaaatatctcaatttgcgttccgaagattaatggaggtcttacaggtgtggaacggcatgagggtgagtaataaatgacattattttcatttttgggtgaactaaccctttaaattgtaCACCTACTTGTACAATACCACAAGTAAGACAATCAACCATTGTCTACAATAAGTATAAAGAAGAATCCTATTAAGATTCTCAGCATTTAACGTCATAGTAAAATGTCTTGGATAATATATTAtgatttaaaacaaacacatttatatCTACATACCTATATAAAGTACTTTATATAGTATATAAACTCCAGAGTAATTTCTACATTAAGACACTGCACTCATTCATGCCTGTCAGCTCATTGTAATCTCTAGCACAAGAGTGTCCTCATTCAGCCTGTGACAGCGGTCACTGACATGTAATGACCTACAGTACAGTGGATGTACAGTGTACTGTTCAGTTTTAGTGAACAAATTGCACTTCTAGGGTGTCAAAAGGGGAAGGTAGCACACTTCCTGTGTTTAAAGCAAACAAGGCAGTACACTCTCACCATGAGTCATGACAACAGACCACCCCCCCAGACTCTCCTTCTATCATTCTTCACAGAAACTTCCCCATTTTCATCTCATGAAAGTAGTCAAACGCTCACTAAATAATAATTGCTCTCATATCTTCAAATGTTAACAGACACATTAATGAATTCTTCACAACAACAAGCATGTAACATTTTCTTGGCATATGATTTAAAACGGTCCGTTTTTAAGATTTTGAGGGAGTtaatttttagaaataaaactgtaatgtgtgtaaaaatattttttaatatgcattgctaaaattatattgttatatatttttagcCAAATGTAATGTATGATAAAAAATACCAAAAGCACAATCAAATCTTTAAGAAAAAGCATCTGTGcaatatcattttattttttaagaaaaaccACAACACTTACCTTAGTAATACCTGCTGGTGTTCACATTAGAATTCTGAATATATCCTCTTAAACAACTTACACGATGTTATATTATCATTTGTCCAAACCAAAGCACTAAAAAACTCTCATAATACATAAGTGAGATACAGAGAAATACAAGACAGTTCTCTTTCCTCGGTCATGCTGACACTGAGTGTGCTGAACGCGGAGTAAAACCTCACCTTATTGGCCCCTCCTCCCTCACTGTGTCTTCTCACTTTCACAAACACTATCTTTTCACTTTGGATTCAAgctattatttaatgcatttgaCAGGCTTTATTTGGGGTAGCACGTTTCAGTTAAAGCTAtttatgtctgtctgtttgGACATCTTAAAGACTAATGTCATTTTGAAAGTAAGCTGCAGTTTCCAAGATTTGCCCACACAGGTTGATAACAGCAACCGAGGTGGGTAAGGCAAACATAAAATGCTGAAAACGATTTGATTCTGATGCCTCTAAGTGGCTACTATGAGCATAAAACAAGCATTATGACCTTTCAGTTTTCCTCCTACAGAAGGAGAAGCAGCTTGGATGGATCAGATTGCAAGAATGTCCTTTTTGTTCACTCATGCAGATGGATTGTTCCTATTTATTTAATCTATCCAAAGGTGTAAAGCACAAAAGGGAATAAAAACAGGTATGTTCTGTTTTTGCAACAGATGGAGCCTATTACCAACCAAGTTAATAAGACAAGTCTGTTGAAATTCactttactaaaaaaaaaataataaaattaaagcaTATTAAGTGATACCTTTCTTCACTTTAATGTTCTTAGAAACAGTCACAGCTCATTTGCTATCATGTGTTTTCTTGGTCTTAGTATGTGTGGACCTTTTCATTTCCTTCCTCTCCATTTATTTCCTATGAGAAATCTAAATAAGTCTCTCTGACATTAGTCTCATTACAGGAactataattttcatttcaaatttctACTTATCttatatttcttttctttttttattcaaaagcTGCAGAGTATGCAATTGGCTAATTCTTGTGAACATGGTGTGACAGTTAACCACTTTCCAATACCACAACTGAGCTATAAGTGCACCAAAAGTCTATTGTCCTCCTCTCGCTGCACACTACAGTagaaaaataatcaaattaaacttttgaaataatagtaataaattattaatggTGATTGTTtgctaatttaaaaataaaaaaaaagttaaaaacaaGAATTCCAGTCAAATGTTCTGATCACATGGTTCACTTtatgatgtaaaaaaaatgacaaatatgtttttatgacACATCAAGTTCATCATATTCCAAGGGAATAGTGTACATAGTTTTCTAATGGAAGGCAGCATTCAGAATCATACTGCTGATCTTCAAGCCATCATGATTGCGAAGACTGAAAGTAGAGAAGCTTTCGGAGGAAGTTGAAAGATCCGGGCATTTGTTTATACAGACCTTTGGCAGATATTTGGGAGACAGCATCATTtac encodes the following:
- the arhgap4a gene encoding rho GTPase-activating protein 4a isoform X2 — its product is MSSHVKLRRDKVVTADYDTQMKEVRLQLAEQLRIFDGQVEQKTQVFQDLIDYLRRRGEIEGEYARSLDKLCDRFSSRTRKKEPSHQSVVSCWQVLLTQTRQESRDHSFLSDSYSNTLPQQLSHCAEHAQRLAKRSRDIFTQLQDGLLKVTAELHTALKTYYQYYTEFLSAEGKLKEAVRLEEKQKQCASKKIERQIEKRQSKVQEIQLKCTKARNDYLLNLAAANACMNKYYLQDLSTLIDCCDLGYHQSISKVFRFYLTSRQWGQQNLSSVLQQLDTTVSELSQSQDRDTLMQANISAFCLPLRFQYQAYEGDQAVEVSAKCEMMSELVTRFQQLQSRLSSVTMEVEESSKLLQSAQSSMLDGIVEDTFASTPDFPSSPSSPEGSSDISASKTYQLKRRASLPDTESLYFAKVRDHLCNSTLISKLEAKHDLLKVAIQKAESVDGAHSRTRSKRSVRHKKSYPGAQINQKLFSGDLLSYIQASGQLIPAVVESCIRFINLNGLHHEGLFRVPGSQMVVNQLKDAFEKGDDPLADGGCDMDSVAGVLKLYFRGLEKPLFPEDSYDQLMECGQIDDETKKAMQLKCVISSYPASLIIVMRYLFAFLHHLVRGPDNGDAAELQRINALVKSIITQHESIFPSQNELPGPVYEKCMTEEEDCETVAEEGDGESEQSQTKEGKDGVALFDYTGRSSAELTFKQGDRVVLHSKASSDWWRGEVNGTKGLIPNKYISVPCADGGQDQKGKETVKSSCGRQQTEEELKAEQSTRVKVASDKAGVGPSHVNSGKVSLQIPTGPIQTGNSPGALRKTLDPQLRRSTLEGGSGEEFSLEVDKEVHHMMHSVFKELLVRQSSPDQNTSSSTETTTPVQTPQNRGLGWKGKGLFRSADHVD